From Gemmatimonas sp., one genomic window encodes:
- a CDS encoding ATP-dependent helicase has product MADDLPRVHTPLPARRVVAPPPAPEGPALNAAQADAASHGDTPLLIVAGAGSGKTRTLIHRVAALIHRGVPAHRILLLTFTRRAAQEMVSRCERLVGSDSRQVQGGTFHGTAHRLLRRFGPAAGLPADFTILDQGDAGDLMGLSRSALGYGDLKNAPRGAPRFPRAETLLAIYSRHVNTGQEVADILGEQWPHFLSWTGDIERCFTDYVRRKTDRNLLDYDDLLLSWALLLEQAPPIAQQLRALYDHVLVDEYQDTNPLQSRILRGLCTNGRLTVVGDDAQSIYAFRGATIRNILDFPGQFPGTRIITLEQNYRSTAPILESTNVLISRSTERYSKRLFTERDGGEAPWLVTVRDEAAQTAFVVDRLLELHEQGTPLREMAVLFRAGYLSADLEIELANRRIPYEKWGGLKFLEAAHVKDLLAFLRLLENPRDEVSWYRLLRLLPGVGDATARAAIELLAQHQWEPMALGAVRAAARSRPGLLAIAALFDGMRRVERQDQPHSPAESIRLVRQLYDPLLQATYDDAPPRMADLDQLETIAAGYPDRTTFLATLALEPPAATQDLAVGSTDEDDALILSTVHSAKGKEWDAVFVIHASDGVFPMARLANDEAQIEEERRLLYVAMTRARHELYVTYPLHSYATRMGADFAYSQLSRFLDPGVRQTMQRVTIGEPEPPLHPLPGPREGAVLEPIVDLRALLRGRFGG; this is encoded by the coding sequence ATGGCCGACGATCTCCCCCGCGTCCACACCCCACTGCCGGCCCGACGGGTCGTCGCGCCGCCCCCGGCCCCCGAGGGACCGGCGCTCAATGCGGCCCAGGCCGACGCCGCCAGTCACGGCGATACCCCCCTGCTCATCGTGGCCGGGGCGGGGTCGGGGAAGACGCGTACGCTCATTCACCGCGTGGCCGCGCTCATCCACCGCGGGGTGCCCGCCCACCGCATCCTGCTGCTCACCTTCACGCGGCGTGCCGCACAGGAAATGGTGAGCCGCTGCGAGCGCCTGGTCGGCTCCGATTCGCGACAGGTACAGGGGGGCACCTTCCACGGCACCGCGCACCGGCTGCTGCGCCGCTTCGGGCCGGCGGCCGGCCTCCCCGCCGACTTCACCATTCTCGACCAGGGCGATGCCGGCGACCTCATGGGGCTCTCCCGCTCGGCGCTGGGCTATGGAGACCTCAAGAACGCCCCCCGCGGCGCCCCGCGCTTCCCGCGCGCCGAAACGCTGCTCGCGATCTATTCGCGCCACGTGAACACCGGACAGGAGGTGGCGGATATCCTCGGCGAGCAGTGGCCGCACTTCCTCAGCTGGACCGGCGACATCGAGCGGTGCTTCACCGACTACGTGCGGCGCAAGACCGACCGCAACCTGCTCGACTACGACGACCTGCTGCTCTCGTGGGCGCTGCTGCTGGAGCAGGCGCCGCCCATCGCCCAGCAGCTGCGCGCGCTCTACGATCACGTGCTCGTGGACGAGTATCAGGACACCAACCCGCTGCAGTCGCGCATTCTGCGCGGTCTCTGTACCAATGGCCGCCTCACCGTGGTGGGCGATGATGCCCAGAGCATCTACGCCTTCCGCGGCGCCACCATCCGCAACATCCTCGACTTCCCGGGGCAGTTTCCCGGCACGCGCATCATCACGCTCGAACAGAACTACCGCAGCACGGCGCCCATTCTCGAGAGCACGAACGTGCTCATCTCGCGCAGCACCGAACGGTACTCCAAGCGGCTCTTCACCGAGCGCGACGGCGGCGAGGCCCCGTGGCTGGTGACGGTGCGCGACGAGGCGGCGCAAACGGCGTTCGTGGTGGACCGCCTGCTGGAACTGCACGAGCAGGGCACGCCCCTGCGGGAAATGGCGGTGCTCTTTCGCGCCGGCTACCTGAGCGCCGATCTCGAAATCGAACTGGCCAACCGGCGCATTCCGTACGAGAAGTGGGGCGGGCTCAAGTTCCTCGAGGCGGCGCACGTCAAGGACCTGCTGGCGTTCCTGCGCCTTCTCGAGAACCCGCGCGACGAGGTGAGCTGGTACCGCCTCCTGCGGCTGCTCCCCGGCGTGGGCGACGCCACGGCGCGCGCGGCCATCGAACTGCTGGCCCAGCACCAGTGGGAACCCATGGCCCTCGGCGCGGTGCGCGCGGCCGCGCGGTCGCGCCCCGGCCTGCTGGCGATCGCCGCGCTCTTCGACGGCATGCGGCGCGTGGAACGACAGGACCAGCCACACAGCCCCGCCGAAAGCATCCGGCTGGTGCGGCAGCTGTACGACCCGCTCCTGCAGGCGACGTACGACGACGCGCCGCCGCGGATGGCGGATCTGGACCAGCTCGAGACCATTGCCGCGGGCTACCCCGACCGTACCACGTTCCTCGCCACGCTGGCGCTCGAGCCGCCAGCGGCGACGCAGGATCTGGCGGTGGGGAGCACCGACGAGGACGACGCACTCATCCTCTCCACGGTGCACTCGGCCAAGGGGAAGGAATGGGACGCGGTGTTCGTCATCCACGCCAGCGATGGGGTGTTCCCCATGGCCCGCCTGGCGAACGACGAGGCGCAGATAGAGGAGGAGCGTCGGCTGCTGTATGTGGCGATGACGCGCGCGCGCCACGAGCTCTATGTGACATACCCGCTGCACAGCTACGCCACGCGCATGGGCGCCGATTTCGCCTATTCGCAACTCTCGCGCTTTCTCGACCCCGGCGTGCGGCAGACGATGCAGCGGGTCACGATCGGCGAACCGGAGCCGCCGCTGCACCCGCTGCCGGGCCCGCGCGAAGGGGCGGTGCTCGAGCCCATCGTGGATTTGCGCGCGTTGCTGCGGGGCAGGTTTGGCGGCTGA
- a CDS encoding Ig-like domain-containing protein, with the protein MQLFSRNKALAALSLGALVALGACGDDVTVPVAPAAPVVISITPPSASMNVGEALNFAVQITGGSTTAAPTLSSCTSSNAAVATAAVQGSACRVTAVAAGNATVTAAASTGQVAAASVTVSAPTPAITSLAVSPSAAQLGVGQSVTLVPTVQPAGRTVTFTYATSSAATATVSAAGVVTAVAPGVATITVTAAGSGAGFANASIQQAVTITVSERTPGLTALNVQPATVALALGGTQALTASVQGPRASAATITYGTSAPSIATVSAMGVITAVGQGTAVVTVTAQSTESGAFAASSVTALVPVTVSPNAQVVITSLTDNGSTIDITNVAGQFEVNLSVQPNGQNVSSVQAWVCDPAETVAQCAARTNGVPAAQQSFTAAGAQASNVQLYINSAEFSTPNFTTGEDANTLYKNGLRTIVATLTTTPAAASTIASNNISQVNFNNPDGWTIQWTQPTNRANASNGITWYGGPSTPDPLVPGATSGDGSFTVVPVIYTPNRTIASAVLGFVDAGVATFSCGSTIQATQRPFRAAYGTSARNTTQGSLYFNCGTRPTLGVAGAVSDAAGYSPWVSSSVDNNNAAGPNNTGLTPAAATSIYTPINAAGNPAFAGRFRQSLAFRPNTIFIPGDYRSPVVNNYDVRGGGGTGTFVDSAWTNGTYSMAGGFSSSTGDPLRLTVTDGGVGLLGSGSTTSARNTQFQVCAFPATISATAATNCTEPIATGGITATVASMNIPEAADLTNRAYITQVVETDRLGNRGVSVLSTWSNSSTGESQTQTAGINTTSTFPSSFGVDLTAPTVVAIPNTGTGAITGFTRTDVDSIYASTASGLNTAGAIASEAAVFAVRFTDSRAGFPTCTTTSTNCFGNNAANVRGGNFQITRRTAPALANVSNDALVESLVNSGTAAGRTFRNSIDAGVFSLDNSVREFSIALGSVAGRNNLTTGLPASLGTAVDGYYTFSGTITDRAGNSRDLTPRTVAVDNSSPAISSLTAPAVLTGGQTVTFTPTASDALEVISADLQLTYGQLGKTDGTQVAATLPTGLRFWRVPNFASGGNPVLGLWNNPFQAVTSGKLAYVIGAGTTLGGGLNLPIAFVQQLITVDGADAPIAPAGYATFTDVKPSAASARVYDIRTTSTRAFTDLGRSSTVGTVTIGGGQVPTSTKDWTTATGGSGITSWQLFSSTGGVAEYRATTSTSVTNPPFTAVHVIRAGTTEWEYLGTATFAGTVDQGALRFYRYTFTFAGVSQGQFNQAGLTGGDIIRAIGVDANGNGLSSRNGQFGLANAIPAGTTINAATAAISDGGTNAVALSLTPNPAGVSIAYTCSTSSPFLTAAMTGPATCTLTAQGVAVATVNADVVFTATGVAAGTNTNTITRTVQFTRVP; encoded by the coding sequence ATGCAACTCTTTTCTCGGAACAAGGCGCTCGCCGCCCTGAGCCTCGGTGCCCTGGTGGCACTCGGTGCTTGCGGTGACGACGTCACGGTGCCCGTAGCACCGGCGGCTCCGGTGGTCATCTCGATCACCCCGCCGAGTGCGTCGATGAACGTCGGCGAGGCGCTGAACTTCGCCGTCCAGATCACGGGCGGCAGCACGACGGCCGCGCCGACGCTGTCGTCCTGCACGTCCAGCAATGCCGCCGTGGCCACGGCCGCGGTGCAGGGCTCGGCGTGCCGCGTGACCGCGGTCGCCGCGGGTAACGCCACGGTGACGGCGGCGGCCTCGACCGGTCAGGTCGCGGCGGCGTCGGTTACGGTGTCGGCCCCGACGCCGGCCATCACGTCGCTCGCGGTGTCGCCCTCGGCGGCGCAGCTCGGCGTTGGCCAGTCGGTCACGCTGGTCCCGACGGTGCAGCCGGCTGGCCGCACGGTCACGTTCACTTACGCCACCTCCTCGGCCGCCACGGCGACCGTGAGCGCGGCGGGTGTGGTGACGGCGGTGGCTCCCGGTGTCGCCACCATCACGGTGACGGCGGCGGGTTCGGGCGCGGGCTTTGCCAACGCCAGCATCCAGCAGGCGGTCACGATCACGGTGTCCGAGCGGACGCCTGGCCTCACGGCGCTCAACGTGCAGCCGGCCACGGTGGCGCTCGCGCTCGGTGGCACGCAGGCGCTGACCGCGTCGGTCCAGGGCCCGCGCGCCTCGGCCGCGACGATCACGTACGGCACCAGCGCCCCGTCCATCGCGACGGTCAGCGCCATGGGTGTCATCACGGCGGTTGGTCAGGGTACGGCGGTGGTGACGGTGACGGCGCAGAGCACCGAGTCCGGTGCGTTTGCCGCCTCGTCGGTCACGGCCCTCGTGCCGGTGACGGTCTCGCCGAACGCGCAGGTCGTCATCACGAGCCTCACGGACAACGGCAGCACGATCGACATCACGAACGTCGCCGGCCAGTTCGAAGTGAACCTCTCCGTGCAGCCGAACGGCCAGAACGTGTCGTCGGTGCAGGCGTGGGTCTGCGACCCGGCCGAGACCGTGGCGCAGTGCGCCGCGCGCACCAACGGCGTGCCGGCTGCGCAGCAGTCGTTCACGGCCGCCGGTGCGCAGGCCTCGAACGTCCAGCTGTACATCAACTCGGCGGAGTTCAGCACGCCGAACTTCACCACGGGTGAAGACGCGAACACGCTGTACAAGAACGGCCTCCGCACGATCGTGGCCACGCTGACCACGACCCCGGCCGCCGCGTCGACGATCGCGTCGAACAACATCTCGCAGGTGAACTTCAACAACCCGGACGGCTGGACCATCCAGTGGACGCAGCCGACCAACCGTGCCAATGCCTCCAACGGCATCACCTGGTACGGCGGTCCGAGCACGCCGGATCCGCTCGTCCCGGGCGCCACGTCGGGCGACGGCTCGTTCACGGTTGTGCCGGTCATCTACACCCCGAACCGCACCATCGCCTCGGCCGTGCTCGGCTTCGTCGACGCGGGCGTGGCCACCTTCTCGTGCGGGTCCACCATCCAGGCGACGCAGCGTCCGTTCCGTGCCGCCTACGGCACGAGCGCGCGCAACACGACGCAGGGTTCGCTGTACTTCAACTGCGGTACGCGCCCGACGCTTGGCGTCGCTGGTGCCGTGTCGGACGCAGCGGGCTACTCGCCCTGGGTCTCCAGCTCGGTTGACAACAACAACGCCGCTGGTCCGAACAACACCGGCCTCACGCCGGCTGCGGCCACGTCGATCTACACGCCGATCAACGCGGCGGGCAACCCGGCGTTCGCCGGTCGCTTCCGCCAGTCGCTGGCGTTCCGCCCGAACACCATCTTCATCCCGGGTGACTACCGCTCGCCGGTCGTGAACAACTACGACGTGCGTGGTGGTGGCGGCACGGGCACCTTCGTCGACTCGGCCTGGACCAACGGCACGTACTCGATGGCTGGTGGCTTCAGCAGCAGCACGGGCGACCCGCTGCGTCTGACCGTCACCGACGGCGGTGTCGGCCTGCTCGGTTCCGGCTCGACCACGTCGGCTCGTAACACGCAGTTCCAGGTGTGCGCGTTCCCGGCCACGATCTCCGCGACTGCGGCCACGAACTGCACCGAGCCGATCGCGACGGGTGGCATCACGGCCACGGTGGCCTCGATGAACATCCCCGAAGCGGCCGACCTGACCAACCGCGCGTACATCACGCAGGTTGTGGAAACCGATCGCCTCGGCAACCGTGGCGTCTCGGTGCTCTCCACGTGGAGCAACAGCAGCACGGGTGAGTCGCAGACGCAGACGGCCGGCATCAACACCACGTCGACCTTCCCGTCGTCGTTCGGTGTCGACCTTACGGCGCCGACGGTCGTGGCCATCCCGAACACGGGCACGGGCGCGATCACCGGCTTCACCCGTACGGACGTCGACTCGATCTACGCCAGCACGGCCAGTGGCCTGAACACGGCCGGCGCCATCGCGTCGGAAGCCGCGGTCTTCGCGGTGCGCTTCACCGACAGCCGCGCGGGCTTCCCGACCTGTACGACCACCAGCACGAACTGCTTCGGCAACAACGCAGCCAACGTGCGTGGCGGTAACTTCCAGATCACCCGCCGCACGGCGCCCGCGCTCGCGAACGTGAGCAACGACGCCCTGGTCGAGAGCCTCGTCAACAGCGGCACCGCCGCTGGCCGCACGTTCCGCAACTCGATCGACGCGGGCGTGTTCAGCCTCGACAACTCGGTCCGTGAGTTCTCGATCGCCCTCGGCAGCGTGGCCGGCCGCAACAACCTGACGACTGGCCTCCCGGCCAGCCTCGGCACGGCGGTTGATGGCTACTACACGTTCTCGGGCACCATCACCGACCGCGCTGGCAACAGCCGCGATCTCACGCCGCGCACGGTGGCCGTCGACAACTCGTCGCCTGCCATCTCGAGCCTTACCGCCCCGGCCGTTCTCACCGGTGGCCAGACGGTGACGTTCACGCCGACCGCGTCGGACGCGCTCGAAGTGATCTCGGCTGACCTGCAGCTCACGTACGGCCAGCTTGGCAAGACGGATGGTACCCAGGTTGCGGCGACGCTTCCGACGGGCCTCCGCTTCTGGCGCGTGCCGAACTTCGCGAGCGGCGGCAACCCGGTGCTCGGCCTCTGGAACAATCCGTTCCAGGCCGTCACGAGCGGCAAGCTGGCCTACGTGATCGGCGCGGGCACCACCCTGGGTGGCGGCCTCAACCTGCCGATTGCGTTCGTCCAGCAGCTCATCACGGTGGACGGTGCGGACGCGCCGATCGCGCCGGCCGGTTACGCGACCTTCACGGACGTCAAGCCGTCGGCCGCCTCGGCCCGCGTCTACGACATCCGTACCACGTCCACGCGTGCCTTCACCGACCTCGGCCGCTCGTCGACCGTAGGCACGGTGACCATCGGCGGCGGTCAGGTCCCGACGTCCACGAAGGATTGGACGACGGCGACGGGCGGCTCGGGCATCACCTCGTGGCAGCTGTTCAGCTCCACGGGCGGTGTGGCCGAGTACCGCGCCACCACCTCGACGTCGGTCACCAACCCGCCGTTCACGGCGGTGCACGTGATCCGCGCCGGCACCACGGAGTGGGAGTACCTCGGCACCGCGACCTTCGCGGGCACGGTTGACCAGGGTGCGCTCCGCTTCTACCGCTACACGTTCACGTTCGCGGGCGTCAGCCAGGGCCAGTTCAACCAGGCCGGCCTCACCGGCGGCGACATCATCCGCGCCATCGGTGTGGATGCGAACGGCAACGGTCTGTCGTCGCGCAACGGCCAGTTTGGTCTCGCCAACGCGATTCCGGCTGGTACGACGATCAACGCCGCCACGGCCGCGATCTCGGATGGTGGCACGAACGCGGTGGCGCTCTCGCTCACGCCGAATCCGGCTGGCGTCAGCATCGCCTACACGTGCTCCACGTCGTCGCCGTTCCTCACGGCCGCGATGACGGGCCCGGCTACCTGCACGCTGACCGCGCAGGGTGTTGCGGTGGCCACGGTCAATGCCGATGTGGTCTTCACGGCCACCGGTGTTGCTGCGGGCACGAACACCAACACGATCACCCGCACGGTGCAGTTCACCCGCGTTCCGTAA